One genomic region from Muriicola soli encodes:
- a CDS encoding FecR family protein, with the protein MDEKNLLEKWLSDSLSDTEKKAFEKTEAFPFYEKLVADASHFKASNFGAASDFESLRQRLFVKEVPVRKLNPNPWLLRIASVFVVGIALYYFLFFTPEVRVETLAGQQTKVELPDASLVVLNSMSEMAYTPDNWDNERSLRLKGEAFFDVAKGSRFDVITELGTVSVLGTEFNVKQRDSVFEVICYEGRVKVVSGQLTKEIGVGDLLQFTDGKLRLNKTFTVRPSWTDNVSEFQNAPLSEVIEELQRQYGIKVELVNIKGDVTFTGGFVHGDLQNALRSIAEPLDLDFQINNNTVVTLKSREN; encoded by the coding sequence ATGGACGAGAAAAACCTATTAGAGAAATGGTTGAGCGACAGCCTTTCGGATACTGAAAAAAAAGCGTTCGAGAAGACTGAGGCGTTTCCATTCTATGAGAAATTGGTTGCAGATGCATCACACTTTAAAGCATCAAACTTTGGGGCTGCCAGTGATTTTGAATCCTTGCGTCAACGCCTGTTTGTAAAGGAAGTTCCGGTCCGTAAGTTAAACCCCAACCCCTGGCTTCTGAGAATCGCCAGTGTTTTTGTAGTGGGGATTGCTCTTTACTATTTCTTGTTTTTCACACCAGAGGTAAGGGTTGAAACTCTTGCAGGACAGCAAACAAAGGTAGAATTGCCCGATGCCTCCCTGGTAGTCTTAAATTCAATGAGCGAAATGGCCTATACTCCCGATAATTGGGATAATGAACGGTCCCTTAGACTTAAGGGAGAAGCCTTTTTTGACGTGGCCAAAGGATCCCGTTTCGATGTCATAACCGAATTGGGTACGGTTTCCGTTTTAGGGACAGAATTCAATGTAAAACAGCGAGACAGCGTTTTTGAAGTGATCTGTTACGAGGGCAGGGTAAAAGTCGTCTCCGGACAACTTACAAAAGAAATCGGAGTTGGGGACCTATTGCAATTTACAGATGGAAAACTACGGCTAAATAAAACTTTCACTGTTAGACCATCGTGGACAGATAATGTCTCAGAATTTCAAAATGCTCCGCTAAGCGAAGTGATCGAAGAACTTCAAAGACAGTACGGCATAAAGGTTGAGCTGGTTAACATTAAGGGTGATGTGACATTTACAGGTGGGTTTGTTCACGGAGATCTTCAAAATGCCCTCCGTTCCATAGCAGAACCTCTAGATCTCGACTTTCAAATTAATAACAATACGGTGGTGACCCTGAAATCTCGTGAGAATTAA
- a CDS encoding TonB-dependent receptor — translation MRIKKTVFLCLSALWLILQVHAQETTTPVPLEQILMQVTQTSGYRFNYAPATIEDIELAPPGDGLTIKEILRYLTDETGLQFSELPNKFISIRPASLILCGTVTDEATENPLAYATVQSGAEAVITDEKGYFELKIKGGEDQISVRFMGYRSFEGPVGDYKAGECLNIALRSQQLKLAEIVLYDYLIRGIDQLDDGSYSIDFNRFSILPGLIDTDVLQAVQAFPGIHSVNETVSEINIRGGTNDQNLILWDGIKMYQSGHFFGLISMFNPMITQKVSLRTNGTPSSLTDGVSGTISLESEDKLNQDFSGSLSGNFIDVSGFVDTPLGKNSSIQIAARKAINDFVESPTYSEYFSRISQDTEVENNVINVVNSDQSFDFYDTSLRWLWQISDSDQLRLNFIYAKNGLIFNENAEIGNDTETRESSLEQGTLAAGLNYKRRWNDKVDTELQVYNTDYKLQAINANILNNQRFLQENTVSETAARLNTNLSVDDRLQWSLGYMFTETKVTNLDDVDDPVFRRLEGNVLRVHSGFTALAYSSENRASVARIGLRYNYLSKLQRHLVEPRLSFNQRIGHGFNVELLGEFKHQNTSQIVNFQNDFLGIEKRRWQLSNDEDIPVITSKQGSVGLSFNRSGWLIKAAGFYKEVDNITTQSQGFQNQYEFTSAIGSYTASGLDLLLRKQLKNLTTWLSYSQLNADYNFQTLPEQEFPSNYDITHALTLGLTYETNRLRLATGWNWRTGKPTTLPDNQEPVINNTVNFQGTNSTRFSDYMRVDLSALYALCNGPGTRAQIGFSLWNLLNRENTVSRYFRANSMDEANAFSQNSLGFTPNAVFRVDF, via the coding sequence GTGAGAATTAAAAAAACCGTCTTTCTCTGTTTATCTGCTCTGTGGCTAATCCTACAGGTTCATGCCCAGGAAACCACTACCCCTGTACCCCTTGAACAAATCCTCATGCAGGTGACCCAAACCTCGGGCTATAGGTTTAATTATGCCCCTGCTACTATCGAAGACATCGAACTTGCGCCTCCAGGAGACGGATTGACAATAAAGGAGATACTCCGTTATCTAACCGATGAGACGGGCCTCCAATTCTCAGAATTACCCAATAAATTTATCTCTATACGTCCTGCGAGTCTAATCCTTTGCGGAACCGTAACGGATGAGGCCACTGAGAATCCCCTTGCCTATGCTACCGTTCAATCTGGTGCAGAAGCCGTGATAACAGACGAAAAGGGCTATTTTGAATTGAAAATCAAAGGAGGTGAGGATCAGATCTCTGTACGTTTTATGGGGTACAGAAGTTTTGAAGGACCGGTAGGTGATTATAAAGCAGGGGAATGCCTTAATATAGCCCTTCGTTCCCAGCAACTGAAACTAGCAGAAATCGTATTATATGACTACCTTATCCGGGGAATTGACCAACTCGATGACGGTTCCTACAGCATCGATTTTAACCGCTTCAGTATTTTGCCCGGACTTATAGATACGGATGTATTGCAAGCCGTGCAGGCCTTTCCCGGGATCCACAGTGTTAACGAAACCGTTTCCGAGATCAATATTAGGGGAGGTACCAATGATCAAAACCTCATTCTATGGGATGGTATTAAGATGTATCAATCCGGTCATTTTTTCGGTCTGATCTCTATGTTCAACCCCATGATCACTCAGAAAGTATCCCTGCGAACAAACGGTACTCCTTCCTCTTTAACGGACGGGGTTTCAGGTACAATTTCCCTGGAAAGCGAGGATAAACTTAATCAAGATTTTTCGGGTTCTCTAAGTGGGAACTTTATCGATGTAAGTGGGTTTGTTGATACCCCGCTGGGGAAAAACTCCTCTATTCAGATCGCAGCCAGAAAAGCGATCAACGACTTCGTTGAGAGTCCCACCTATAGCGAATACTTTTCGCGAATATCTCAGGACACAGAAGTGGAGAACAATGTGATAAACGTAGTTAATTCAGATCAGAGTTTCGACTTCTACGATACTTCCCTGAGATGGCTCTGGCAGATTTCCGATTCAGATCAGCTTCGTCTTAACTTTATTTATGCAAAAAACGGTCTCATTTTTAACGAAAATGCTGAGATCGGTAATGACACTGAGACCAGGGAAAGTAGCCTTGAACAAGGTACGCTTGCGGCCGGACTCAATTACAAGCGCCGGTGGAATGACAAGGTGGATACTGAATTACAAGTCTACAATACCGATTACAAACTACAGGCGATCAATGCCAACATCCTAAACAACCAGCGTTTTTTACAGGAAAATACAGTGTCTGAGACCGCAGCACGACTAAACACTAACCTTAGTGTTGATGACAGGCTACAGTGGTCTTTGGGTTATATGTTCACTGAAACAAAAGTCACCAATCTCGATGATGTGGATGATCCGGTCTTCAGGCGCCTTGAAGGGAATGTATTGAGAGTTCACAGCGGATTCACCGCCCTGGCATATTCTTCAGAGAATCGAGCATCCGTTGCTAGAATCGGACTGAGATACAATTACCTCAGTAAGTTACAGCGCCATTTGGTGGAGCCGCGACTGAGCTTTAATCAGAGGATAGGTCATGGATTCAATGTAGAACTTCTGGGAGAATTCAAACACCAAAACACCTCTCAGATCGTCAATTTCCAAAACGATTTTTTAGGGATCGAAAAACGCCGCTGGCAATTGTCAAATGATGAAGATATTCCAGTGATTACAAGTAAACAGGGATCAGTGGGCCTAAGTTTTAACAGGTCGGGCTGGTTAATCAAGGCAGCTGGATTTTACAAGGAGGTTGACAACATTACTACTCAAAGCCAGGGATTCCAAAACCAATATGAATTCACTAGCGCCATTGGCAGTTACACTGCAAGCGGCCTGGATCTTCTGCTGCGAAAACAACTTAAAAATCTGACCACCTGGTTAAGTTATTCCCAATTGAATGCCGACTATAATTTTCAAACCCTCCCCGAGCAGGAATTTCCCAGTAATTACGATATCACTCATGCACTTACCCTTGGTTTGACTTACGAAACCAATCGTCTCCGCCTTGCCACCGGATGGAATTGGAGAACGGGAAAGCCTACTACACTGCCCGATAATCAAGAACCCGTCATCAATAATACAGTCAATTTTCAAGGCACTAATTCTACCCGCTTTTCAGATTATATGCGAGTGGATCTGTCTGCCCTTTACGCCTTGTGTAATGGGCCCGGGACCAGAGCGCAGATTGGGTTCTCTCTCTGGAATTTGCTCAATCGTGAAAATACCGTCAGCCGTTACTTCAGGGCTAACTCTATGGACGAGGCTAACGCCTTTTCCCAAAATTCATTAGGCTTTACCCCTAATGCAGTATTCAGAGTGGATTTTTAA
- the mdh gene encoding malate dehydrogenase translates to MKITVVGAGAVGASCAEYIAIKDFASEVVLLDIKEGYAEGKAMDLMQTASLNGFDTKISGTTGDYSKTAGSDIAVITSGIPRKPGMTREELIGINAGIVKTVATNLVEHSPNVILIVVSNPMDTMTYLVHKVTGLPKERIIGMGGALDSARFKYRLAEALEAPISDVDGMVIGGHSDTGMVPLARHASRNSVKVSEFLSDDRLAQVVEDTKVGGATLTKLLGTSAWYAPGAAVSGLVQAIACDLKKLFPCSTMLNGEYDLDDICIGVPVILGKNGIEKIVNIDLNQAEKDKMQASAEGVRKTNGLLQF, encoded by the coding sequence ATGAAAATTACAGTTGTGGGCGCCGGTGCAGTAGGAGCGAGTTGCGCAGAGTACATTGCCATTAAAGATTTTGCTTCAGAAGTAGTACTTCTCGATATCAAGGAAGGATATGCGGAAGGAAAAGCCATGGACCTGATGCAAACTGCTTCCCTCAATGGTTTCGACACTAAAATTTCCGGGACTACCGGTGATTACTCAAAAACTGCAGGTAGTGATATTGCCGTGATTACTTCTGGGATTCCCAGAAAGCCCGGAATGACCAGGGAAGAATTGATCGGGATCAACGCAGGTATTGTTAAGACCGTAGCTACAAACCTGGTCGAACATTCGCCCAATGTAATTTTAATCGTGGTAAGTAACCCAATGGACACTATGACGTATCTGGTGCACAAGGTCACAGGATTACCAAAAGAACGTATCATAGGGATGGGAGGAGCCCTGGATAGTGCCAGATTCAAATACAGACTGGCTGAAGCCCTTGAAGCTCCTATTTCTGATGTAGATGGAATGGTTATAGGGGGTCATAGCGATACCGGAATGGTACCTTTGGCAAGACATGCCAGCAGGAACAGTGTAAAGGTATCCGAGTTTCTTTCAGATGACCGACTGGCCCAAGTAGTGGAAGACACAAAGGTTGGGGGTGCTACCCTGACGAAATTATTGGGAACCAGTGCATGGTACGCGCCCGGTGCAGCCGTTTCCGGATTAGTACAGGCTATCGCCTGTGATTTAAAAAAACTCTTTCCTTGTTCAACTATGCTTAACGGCGAATACGACCTCGATGATATTTGCATTGGGGTACCTGTTATTCTTGGAAAAAACGGGATTGAGAAGATCGTAAACATCGATCTTAACCAGGCGGAGAAAGACAAAATGCAGGCAAGTGCCGAAGGTGTTCGGAAAACCAACGGTCTGCTGCAGTTTTAA
- a CDS encoding RNA polymerase sigma factor, whose protein sequence is MTKELPENVCKEETFKSLYDSYATELHNYLYYKYGEKCSPNDTTQEAFIKLWENCKKVVSSKARAFLYKVANNSVLNDIKHHKVVLRYRLDKPSEVTNEDPEYLMRQEQYFKKYQQALAKLTEEQRVAFLLNKVEAKKHKEIAELLGVTRKVVEYRIYSAFNVLKEELDEFHI, encoded by the coding sequence ATGACCAAAGAATTACCAGAAAACGTCTGTAAGGAAGAGACTTTTAAGAGCCTATACGATTCCTACGCTACCGAATTGCACAACTACCTGTATTACAAATACGGAGAGAAATGCAGTCCAAACGATACCACCCAGGAGGCGTTTATAAAATTGTGGGAGAATTGTAAAAAAGTGGTGTCCTCCAAAGCCAGGGCTTTCTTGTACAAGGTAGCTAACAATAGTGTTTTGAATGACATTAAGCACCACAAGGTGGTTCTGCGGTATCGCTTGGATAAACCTTCGGAAGTTACCAATGAAGATCCAGAATACCTTATGCGGCAAGAGCAGTATTTTAAAAAATACCAGCAGGCGTTGGCAAAACTCACTGAGGAGCAGCGGGTGGCTTTTTTACTCAACAAGGTAGAAGCAAAAAAACACAAAGAGATTGCCGAACTCTTGGGGGTTACGAGAAAGGTGGTGGAGTACCGAATCTATTCAGCTTTTAATGTGCTTAAGGAAGAATTGGATGAATTTCATATATGA
- the secDF gene encoding protein translocase subunit SecDF, translating into MQNKGLIKLFAFLFGIVSIYQLSYTFITSKLEDEAEAFAAAKIPSTLDDYVAEREALEARYLDSIGDNPVLGFTSYKDAKKKELNKGLDLKGGINVTLQISVKDILKGLADNTKNPVFNKALADADLASKNSDDTYLNLFFEAFENIKGDTKLASPDIFANKALSDEINFQMSDDQVKPIIRRKIDESIVSAFEVLRERIDGFGVTQPNIQREGTSGRILVELPGARDIARAQDLLSSTAQLEFWETYEPGNQSLINFFIQANENLKTMVEDTSEDQVKEASEIDTLLSDVAQDSLDLTAERNPLFEKLQLNGPGFAIGVAAVKDTAEIGSWLRMPEIRRLLPSEVQFTKFLWERPSQDSEVASLFALKSNRDALPRISGDVVSDARDQFDQFNRPAVGMDMNVRGAKEWEKLTNEANLNNTGIAIVLDNKVYTAPGVSQVGGISGGSSEITGTFTVNETKDIANVLRAGKLPASAEIIDSFVVGPSLGQEAIDSGFTSFLIAMIFVLVWMLFYYGKAGIFADIALVFNIVLIFGVLASLGAVLTLPGIAGIVLTIGMSVDANVLIFERIKEEVQKGKGKGQAINDGFNNALSSILDANITTGLTALILLVFGSGPIKGFATTLIIGILTSLFTAIFITRLLVDWYISGKGRSLTFSTVITKNLFTNMNINFLSKRKFAYIISGIIVISGIVSLSTRGLDQGVDFVGGRNYQIRFVDPVSPSEITTDLSAALGSASAKTFGDANQIMVTTKYKVDVQGTEVDDEILGILFTSLQKYLPDGASYEDFIPGGTNEEIGVMKYRKVGPTIADDIKKNAVWAVFGSLAVVFLYILLRFRKWQFSLGAVAAVFHDVLIVLGVFSFFSPYMPFSMEIDQAFIAAILTVIGYSLNDTVVVFDRIREIVNEKGFNAGININEALNSTLSRTLNTSLTTLVVLLSIFIFGGETLRGFMFAMIVGIIVGTYSSLFIATPVMFDTLKNKITKKN; encoded by the coding sequence ATGCAGAATAAAGGACTGATTAAGCTTTTTGCTTTTTTGTTCGGGATTGTAAGTATATACCAACTTTCTTACACTTTCATTACAAGTAAATTAGAGGATGAGGCAGAAGCTTTTGCCGCCGCCAAAATTCCTTCGACTTTAGATGACTATGTCGCAGAGCGTGAAGCTTTGGAAGCCAGATATCTAGATTCCATTGGAGATAATCCGGTACTGGGATTCACCAGTTACAAGGATGCTAAAAAGAAGGAACTCAATAAGGGTCTCGACTTAAAAGGGGGCATCAATGTTACCCTTCAGATCTCGGTTAAGGACATCCTTAAAGGTTTGGCTGATAATACCAAAAACCCTGTTTTTAACAAGGCATTGGCCGATGCTGACCTCGCATCAAAAAATAGTGACGATACTTACCTCAATTTATTCTTTGAAGCTTTTGAAAATATCAAAGGGGATACAAAACTCGCATCTCCGGACATTTTTGCCAATAAAGCACTGAGTGATGAGATCAATTTCCAGATGTCTGACGATCAGGTAAAGCCGATTATCAGAAGAAAAATTGACGAGTCGATAGTCTCTGCCTTTGAAGTACTTCGGGAACGAATAGACGGATTTGGTGTCACCCAGCCAAATATTCAACGGGAAGGAACTTCCGGACGAATCCTTGTAGAACTGCCCGGAGCAAGGGATATCGCAAGGGCCCAGGATCTACTTTCGAGTACGGCTCAACTCGAATTCTGGGAGACTTATGAGCCCGGGAATCAAAGTCTTATCAACTTTTTTATCCAGGCAAATGAGAATTTAAAAACCATGGTGGAGGATACCTCAGAGGACCAGGTAAAGGAGGCTTCTGAGATTGATACACTGCTTTCGGATGTGGCCCAGGATTCTCTGGACCTTACCGCAGAACGCAATCCGCTTTTTGAGAAATTACAATTAAACGGTCCTGGCTTTGCTATTGGGGTGGCCGCGGTAAAGGATACGGCTGAGATAGGATCCTGGTTGCGTATGCCTGAGATCAGAAGGCTGCTGCCATCAGAAGTACAATTCACCAAGTTTTTATGGGAACGCCCATCTCAGGATTCTGAGGTTGCTTCCTTATTCGCCTTGAAATCGAACAGAGATGCACTGCCGAGGATAAGCGGGGATGTTGTTAGTGATGCCAGAGACCAGTTCGACCAGTTTAACCGTCCTGCAGTAGGGATGGATATGAACGTTCGCGGTGCCAAAGAATGGGAAAAACTCACCAATGAGGCTAACCTGAATAATACAGGGATAGCTATAGTACTGGATAATAAGGTTTACACAGCACCGGGGGTATCACAGGTAGGAGGAATTTCCGGAGGAAGTTCTGAAATTACCGGAACTTTTACCGTCAATGAAACCAAGGATATCGCCAACGTTCTTAGGGCAGGTAAACTACCGGCTTCAGCGGAAATCATCGATTCGTTTGTCGTAGGGCCGTCTCTTGGACAGGAAGCTATAGACAGCGGATTTACATCCTTCCTTATTGCAATGATCTTCGTCTTGGTCTGGATGTTGTTCTATTATGGTAAAGCCGGAATTTTTGCCGATATCGCCCTGGTATTTAACATTGTACTTATTTTTGGTGTTCTGGCCAGTTTGGGAGCGGTACTCACGCTACCCGGAATAGCTGGTATAGTGTTGACCATCGGGATGTCTGTGGATGCTAACGTACTGATCTTTGAGAGGATCAAGGAAGAAGTACAGAAAGGAAAAGGAAAAGGACAGGCCATTAACGACGGATTCAACAATGCCCTTTCGTCTATCCTCGATGCAAATATTACAACGGGCTTAACAGCATTGATTTTATTGGTATTTGGATCAGGACCCATTAAAGGTTTTGCGACAACTTTGATCATCGGTATCCTTACCTCTTTGTTTACGGCTATTTTTATCACCAGATTATTGGTGGATTGGTACATCTCAGGAAAGGGGAGATCACTTACTTTCTCAACGGTCATCACAAAGAATTTGTTCACTAATATGAACATTAATTTCCTGAGCAAAAGGAAGTTTGCCTATATTATCTCGGGGATCATTGTGATCTCAGGAATTGTTTCTTTAAGCACACGTGGCTTAGACCAAGGGGTAGATTTTGTGGGGGGACGGAATTACCAGATCCGATTTGTAGACCCTGTAAGCCCTTCTGAAATCACCACTGACCTTTCAGCAGCTCTGGGAAGTGCAAGTGCCAAGACTTTTGGAGATGCCAACCAGATTATGGTTACCACCAAGTATAAAGTTGATGTGCAAGGAACGGAAGTAGACGACGAGATCTTAGGTATTTTGTTCACCTCTTTGCAAAAGTACCTCCCGGACGGTGCCTCTTATGAAGATTTTATTCCCGGCGGAACCAATGAGGAAATCGGGGTGATGAAGTACAGGAAAGTGGGTCCAACCATAGCTGATGATATTAAGAAAAATGCGGTTTGGGCAGTTTTCGGTTCCCTCGCCGTAGTCTTTCTCTATATCCTCTTGCGATTCCGAAAATGGCAATTCTCCCTGGGTGCGGTTGCTGCGGTATTTCATGATGTACTTATTGTTCTGGGCGTCTTTTCTTTCTTCAGCCCGTATATGCCCTTTAGTATGGAAATCGACCAGGCGTTTATCGCTGCCATTCTTACGGTGATTGGTTATTCCCTCAACGATACGGTTGTGGTATTTGACCGAATTAGGGAGATTGTAAATGAAAAGGGATTCAATGCAGGAATTAATATCAATGAAGCTCTCAACAGTACTTTGAGCAGGACATTGAATACCTCTTTAACCACATTGGTGGTGCTGTTGTCTATCTTTATATTTGGTGGAGAGACTCTGAGAGGCTTTATGTTCGCGATGATCGTGGGTATTATTGTAGGTACGTATTCCTCTTTATTTATCGCTACACCGGTGATGTTCGACACCTTAAAAAATAAGATTACAAAAAAGAACTAA
- a CDS encoding DUF6588 family protein, giving the protein MKNLLFAIMGFCVLAVQAQSDANDLFAAGVEDAETFMNDYLAPVSEGAIYSVAGSWFNTGDAKPLGGFEVSIIGNITGFKNKEDKKTFILNTADYQNLQFVDGSTTKTVSSALGDIEGVRVFVEAEVAPGVTSREEFDLPSGLAAEDINFIPSGFIQGSVGLIKGTEIKARFLPKIDTDDVAISLIGVGIQHEFTKHLPADKILPIAISGVIGYTNIKGTYDFTDTSIIAGSDQRIDAKINTWVFQAVVSTKLPIINFYGSLGYLSGKSETAVLGTYDVQSGPFQETYTDPFTLNKDASGVTANVGTKIKLGFFRLHADYTLAEFNNFSFGLSFGFR; this is encoded by the coding sequence ATGAAAAATCTATTGTTTGCAATTATGGGGTTTTGTGTTCTGGCAGTTCAGGCACAATCCGATGCCAACGACCTTTTTGCGGCCGGGGTAGAGGATGCGGAGACCTTTATGAACGACTATCTCGCTCCTGTTTCTGAAGGAGCTATCTACAGCGTTGCCGGATCCTGGTTCAATACAGGTGACGCCAAGCCCTTAGGAGGCTTTGAAGTTTCCATAATCGGGAACATTACCGGATTCAAGAACAAAGAAGACAAAAAGACTTTTATACTCAATACTGCCGACTATCAGAATTTGCAGTTTGTGGATGGAAGCACTACGAAAACTGTTTCTTCTGCCCTTGGCGATATTGAGGGAGTAAGGGTTTTTGTTGAAGCTGAGGTTGCACCCGGTGTAACTTCCAGGGAAGAATTTGACCTTCCTTCCGGTTTGGCGGCTGAAGACATCAATTTTATTCCCTCCGGATTTATCCAGGGAAGTGTTGGGCTCATCAAGGGCACAGAGATCAAAGCGCGATTTTTGCCAAAGATCGACACCGATGATGTTGCTATTAGTCTTATCGGAGTTGGGATTCAGCATGAATTTACCAAGCACTTACCGGCTGATAAAATATTGCCTATTGCTATATCCGGGGTAATCGGGTATACAAATATCAAGGGTACATATGATTTTACCGACACAAGTATCATTGCTGGATCTGATCAAAGGATCGATGCTAAGATCAATACCTGGGTTTTTCAGGCGGTAGTTTCTACAAAGCTTCCGATAATAAATTTTTACGGTAGTTTGGGTTATCTTTCAGGGAAATCTGAAACAGCCGTCCTAGGTACTTACGATGTGCAGTCTGGTCCTTTCCAGGAAACCTACACAGATCCATTTACTTTAAACAAGGATGCGAGCGGAGTTACTGCGAATGTAGGGACAAAAATCAAGCTGGGCTTTTTCCGGTTACATGCAGATTATACCTTAGCTGAATTTAATAATTTTTCTTTCGGACTTAGCTTTGGCTTCAGGTAG
- a CDS encoding ATP-binding cassette domain-containing protein, which yields MKPNHWAIFTENSTPLSGLLDQLLNGPLPENFKFLQEKKGALFSTSEIQKWMEEERKHDRKILSRNHSQSLQSMSSGERKKALFSYILSQQPNFIILNNPFDNLDPSARDEFLSKIKELQESTILIQILSRKADLLPFIEKYASWEGQKLKIISEVHENTNADKEAKEYFPGNLPASAQKHIYNLDTLVEFNNVSVAFRDKVVLQKISWKISVGDFWELRGANGSGKTTLLSLITGDSPKAYGQDILLFGQKKGSGESVWDIKKNIGYITPALTDSFRGYHTLEHMLISGLVDSIGLYTRPTEQQKSLAKAWLSLLGLEDHKDKYFHELSKGRQRLVMCARAMIKQPLLLILDEPTADLDDRAAKLVVHLVNKLGSESNTAIVFVSHRMEPGLKPSSIMELVPTKKGSIGNILS from the coding sequence ATGAAACCGAATCATTGGGCCATATTTACGGAAAACTCCACCCCGCTTAGCGGCCTGTTAGACCAGTTGCTCAACGGACCCCTACCTGAAAATTTTAAATTCCTTCAAGAAAAAAAGGGAGCCCTATTCTCTACCTCTGAAATTCAAAAATGGATGGAGGAAGAGCGCAAACACGATCGGAAGATACTGAGCAGGAATCATTCCCAGAGCCTTCAGTCCATGTCTAGCGGTGAGCGGAAGAAAGCACTTTTCTCCTATATTTTATCTCAACAACCCAACTTTATCATTCTCAATAATCCTTTTGATAATCTCGACCCGTCTGCGCGTGATGAATTTCTAAGTAAAATCAAGGAGCTTCAAGAGTCCACGATTCTGATACAGATCCTGAGTCGTAAAGCCGATTTGCTACCTTTTATTGAGAAGTATGCATCATGGGAAGGCCAGAAACTAAAGATAATATCAGAAGTTCATGAAAATACAAATGCTGATAAAGAAGCAAAAGAATACTTCCCGGGCAACTTACCGGCTTCTGCGCAAAAGCATATCTATAATCTCGACACTTTAGTTGAATTTAATAATGTTTCTGTCGCCTTCCGGGACAAGGTCGTGCTTCAGAAAATCTCATGGAAAATCTCCGTGGGAGATTTTTGGGAATTAAGGGGAGCCAATGGCAGTGGAAAGACCACATTATTATCCTTAATCACCGGAGACAGTCCAAAGGCCTACGGACAAGACATTTTACTCTTCGGCCAGAAAAAAGGGAGCGGCGAAAGTGTTTGGGATATTAAAAAAAATATAGGTTATATCACGCCGGCCCTTACGGACAGTTTCAGGGGGTATCACACCCTTGAACATATGCTGATCTCAGGTTTGGTAGATTCTATCGGACTTTACACCCGCCCCACTGAACAACAGAAAAGCCTGGCAAAGGCCTGGCTCAGCTTACTCGGTTTAGAGGATCACAAGGATAAATATTTTCACGAATTGAGCAAAGGCCGTCAAAGGTTAGTAATGTGTGCCAGGGCAATGATTAAGCAACCGCTATTGCTCATTCTTGACGAACCGACAGCCGACCTGGACGACAGGGCTGCAAAATTAGTGGTACATCTCGTCAACAAACTTGGCAGCGAAAGCAATACGGCTATTGTTTTTGTTTCACACAGAATGGAGCCCGGACTTAAACCCTCATCTATTATGGAATTGGTTCCTACAAAAAAGGGATCAATTGGGAATATTTTGTCGTAA